From Fundidesulfovibrio terrae, a single genomic window includes:
- a CDS encoding GGDEF domain-containing protein — protein MKRGSRPDLIWGLGLDENLSKALETALGSGYHLRNWPITALPSKRDMDKASPLTVWIPLSVWNVLPPSSRKHLRDWELTQRVLLLDGPQDGPDVEEILELGFLTALTPPITANKIRDAVFRAKEVRGLYDDIFSMTREIMLERELLARKTDQIIFLNTVLARASQSLEPGTILSNAREDLSLLFPIHGLQGVFWQPGENGKLEAELFLAPCLDQHGRQSWIEYLLGSATKLAGGPVDAFTVEHLFQVSPDSCMPEPGAQTAMLLPLKIAGSAFGCLSIAKDKNLRLGKDQVTSLNAAANHLALALRNALLFREIKAKADHDGLTRIHNRQSFDERLADELKRHQRYRHSLSLLLFDLDHFKAINDTYGHQAGDMVLKDVGAIMDDSCRETDFAARFGGEEFVVILPQTTEDQAWVLAERLRRKIEHATFNYADKNFQVTASIGVATLSPGSLDKREDLIRQADQALYLAKSNGRNMVCASQAKEQKKAVAKARLA, from the coding sequence ATGAAACGAGGCAGCAGACCCGACCTTATCTGGGGCTTAGGGCTCGACGAGAACCTTTCCAAGGCCCTGGAAACGGCCCTGGGGTCCGGATACCACCTGCGCAACTGGCCCATCACCGCCCTGCCGTCCAAGCGCGACATGGACAAGGCCAGCCCGCTCACGGTCTGGATTCCGCTCTCCGTGTGGAACGTCCTGCCGCCCTCCTCCCGCAAGCACCTGCGCGATTGGGAGCTCACCCAGCGGGTGCTCCTGCTGGACGGCCCCCAGGATGGCCCGGACGTGGAGGAAATCCTCGAGCTGGGTTTCCTGACCGCGCTCACCCCGCCGATCACCGCCAACAAGATCCGCGACGCCGTGTTCAGAGCCAAGGAAGTGCGCGGCCTCTACGACGACATCTTCAGCATGACCCGTGAAATCATGCTCGAACGCGAACTCCTGGCCCGCAAGACGGACCAGATCATCTTTCTCAACACGGTGCTGGCGCGGGCTTCCCAGTCCCTCGAACCGGGCACGATCCTTTCCAACGCCCGCGAGGACTTGAGCCTGCTCTTCCCTATCCACGGCCTGCAGGGCGTTTTCTGGCAGCCCGGCGAAAACGGCAAGCTGGAGGCCGAACTGTTTCTCGCCCCGTGCCTGGACCAGCACGGCAGACAGTCCTGGATCGAATACCTGCTCGGCAGCGCGACCAAGCTGGCCGGAGGCCCGGTGGACGCCTTCACGGTGGAGCATCTGTTTCAGGTCTCGCCGGACTCCTGCATGCCCGAACCCGGCGCCCAGACGGCCATGCTGCTCCCTCTCAAGATCGCGGGCAGCGCCTTCGGCTGCCTAAGCATCGCCAAGGACAAGAATCTGCGCCTGGGCAAGGATCAGGTGACGTCGCTCAATGCGGCCGCGAACCACCTGGCCCTGGCGTTGCGCAACGCCTTGCTCTTCCGCGAGATCAAGGCCAAGGCGGACCACGACGGGCTCACGCGCATCCATAATCGTCAATCCTTTGACGAACGCTTGGCGGACGAACTCAAGCGCCACCAGCGCTACCGGCACAGCCTGAGCCTGCTCCTGTTCGACCTGGACCATTTCAAAGCCATCAACGACACCTACGGCCACCAGGCCGGAGACATGGTTCTCAAGGACGTGGGGGCCATCATGGACGACTCATGCCGCGAAACGGACTTCGCGGCCCGTTTCGGAGGCGAAGAGTTCGTGGTCATCCTGCCCCAGACCACAGAGGACCAGGCATGGGTCCTGGCGGAGCGCCTGCGGCGCAAGATCGAACACGCCACTTTCAACTACGCGGACAAGAACTTCCAGGTGACGGCCTCCATCGGAGTGGCGACGCTCAGCCCCGGCTCCCTGGACAAGCGCGAGGACCTGATCCGCCAGGCGGACCAGGCGCTCTACCTGGCCAAGTCCAACGGGCGCAACATGGTGTGCGCCTCCCAGGCAAAAGAACAAAAGAAAGCGGTGGCCAAAGCTCGCCTCGCTTGA
- a CDS encoding class I SAM-dependent methyltransferase, translating into MDYNDTEWNNYRERFSKVYDNSNYSGGIQSLVMRESHKLSEKAFSPRVHFEKVLEVGSGTGEHFKYVRHTFSTYIITDADENALGIAKTKISNAEQQNIKFEVQSAENLSYQDGTFDRLLACHVLEHLYHPHLVLQEWHRVLKDEGVLSVLLPTDPGLAWRLGRHLGPRKNALAQGIAYDYIMAREHVNSCNNLIYLLRHYFPGAKESWWPLPIPSIDLNLFFAFHATVKK; encoded by the coding sequence ATGGACTACAACGACACTGAATGGAACAACTACAGGGAACGATTTTCAAAGGTATACGACAACTCAAACTATTCTGGCGGAATCCAGTCTCTTGTAATGAGAGAGAGTCACAAACTTTCAGAGAAGGCGTTTAGTCCACGTGTCCATTTCGAAAAAGTTCTAGAGGTGGGGTCGGGAACGGGAGAACATTTCAAGTACGTCAGGCATACATTTAGCACATATATTATTACTGATGCAGATGAAAATGCTCTTGGGATTGCAAAAACAAAAATCAGCAATGCAGAACAACAAAATATTAAATTTGAAGTGCAATCCGCAGAAAACCTCTCATACCAAGACGGAACATTCGACAGGCTCTTGGCTTGTCATGTTCTCGAACACCTCTACCATCCTCATCTCGTCCTGCAAGAGTGGCATAGGGTACTTAAGGACGAAGGGGTCCTCTCGGTTCTTCTTCCAACTGACCCTGGTCTTGCCTGGCGCTTAGGACGGCATTTAGGGCCACGAAAGAATGCCCTCGCGCAAGGAATAGCATACGATTATATAATGGCCCGAGAACACGTCAACTCGTGCAATAACCTCATCTACCTACTCAGACATTACTTCCCTGGCGCAAAAGAAAGCTGGTGGCCGCTACCTATTCCCTCCATTGATTTAAATCTATTTTTCGCATTCCATGCAACAGTAAAAAAATAA
- a CDS encoding glycosyltransferase family 2 protein, whose protein sequence is MISSLQIAVVIPCYRVKDKILSVLTRIGQEVDRIYVVDDCCPEHSGHYVEHNHPDKRVRVIVNKHNMGVGGAVIEGYKQALSDGMDIIVKLDGDGQMDPAKIPLLVSPIVAGQADYTKGNRFYNLEKLSAMPRARKFGNAALSFMTKISSGYWNIFDPTNGFTAVHRGAAVLIPFDKLSLRYFFETDILFRLNIIKAVVVDVPMDAFYGDEKSNLKISKILFEFLYKHAVNFSKRIFYNYYLRDMSLASLELPCGVILLTFGVLFGSSQWYHSVKTGNVASSGTVMLSALPLIVGIQFILAFIGYDISTVPSRPLHIIYAERERLK, encoded by the coding sequence ATGATCTCATCCCTACAAATTGCAGTCGTAATCCCCTGTTACAGGGTTAAAGACAAAATATTGAGTGTACTGACTAGAATAGGACAAGAAGTAGACAGGATCTATGTCGTTGACGACTGCTGCCCGGAGCACTCAGGACACTATGTGGAACACAACCACCCTGACAAAAGGGTACGCGTCATAGTGAACAAGCACAATATGGGCGTAGGTGGGGCCGTAATCGAGGGCTACAAGCAGGCTCTCTCCGACGGGATGGACATAATCGTGAAGCTGGATGGCGACGGCCAAATGGACCCAGCAAAGATACCTCTACTCGTGAGCCCCATAGTTGCAGGGCAGGCAGACTACACAAAAGGAAATAGATTTTACAACCTCGAGAAGCTTTCAGCGATGCCCAGAGCTCGAAAATTTGGCAATGCCGCATTGTCATTTATGACTAAAATTTCATCAGGATATTGGAATATATTTGACCCAACCAACGGCTTTACGGCTGTTCATCGCGGAGCAGCAGTTTTAATTCCTTTTGACAAGTTAAGTTTGCGCTATTTTTTTGAGACCGACATTCTTTTCAGATTGAACATTATCAAGGCCGTTGTCGTAGATGTGCCAATGGACGCCTTTTACGGAGATGAAAAAAGCAACTTGAAGATTTCAAAAATTCTGTTTGAATTTCTTTATAAACATGCCGTAAATTTTTCAAAGCGGATATTTTACAACTACTATCTCCGTGATATGTCTCTTGCATCCCTAGAATTACCATGCGGAGTAATATTACTTACTTTCGGCGTATTATTTGGCTCTTCGCAATGGTATCATTCAGTCAAGACTGGCAATGTCGCCAGCTCCGGAACAGTCATGCTTTCGGCATTACCGCTGATCGTTGGTATCCAATTCATACTTGCATTCATCGGATATGACATAAGTACAGTACCAAGCAGGCCTTTGCACATCATTTACGCAGAGCGCGAAAGATTGAAATAG
- a CDS encoding DUF2142 domain-containing protein yields MNTYTKFDKLFILLLLTLVAVFGLLFLRIIPPFQSPDEFDHVKRAYMLSRGVFFLETRKGESTGGMVDTALLNFMEKFTNLPFKPLNKINREETSSASTIRWSGLETYSTAPGTGYYFPLIYTPQAIGLFVGRTLNLTVYSSYQLARTCNIAVSLALLWIAFSYWPCSPLLAALLILPMSLFQLTSACIDYTSISLTALLISIFLYISDSAKDEKEKLFYIMTFLISVISSCRLQMLPVFALVIMSCFNPFRWRKMLFGFFSLVGVLYWTLYSIVNTADLRVSQDASKVDIIFFYLNNPVKFIAVLCNTLSSRELISWYTSGLLGRLGWLDIAFSDSQYIFLLICLSLTIVLSISIKTFASMKIERFLILLASIVSIFIVFASMLIGWSKHPAQIISGVQGRYFTLPFILFSFSISSTWKGHDSIYRRIGLSLNAVFIIFAALVMPIAIIYRYYLG; encoded by the coding sequence GTGAATACGTATACAAAGTTTGACAAACTGTTTATTCTTTTGTTGCTTACACTTGTCGCTGTTTTTGGCTTGTTGTTTTTGCGCATCATCCCCCCATTCCAGTCTCCAGATGAGTTTGATCATGTGAAACGCGCCTATATGTTAAGTCGAGGCGTTTTTTTTCTTGAAACTCGGAAAGGGGAATCCACGGGCGGCATGGTTGACACCGCCCTCCTCAACTTCATGGAAAAATTTACCAATCTTCCTTTTAAGCCATTGAATAAAATCAACCGGGAAGAAACCAGCTCTGCAAGCACGATTCGATGGTCTGGCCTTGAGACTTATTCTACTGCTCCGGGAACTGGGTATTATTTTCCACTCATTTACACTCCGCAAGCAATAGGGCTTTTTGTTGGCAGAACCCTTAACCTGACTGTGTACAGTTCGTATCAGCTTGCGAGAACTTGCAATATCGCAGTGTCCTTGGCTTTGCTATGGATCGCATTCTCCTATTGGCCTTGCAGTCCCCTCCTCGCGGCCCTTCTCATTCTCCCGATGAGCCTATTCCAACTAACTTCCGCATGCATTGACTATACATCAATATCATTAACTGCACTATTGATATCCATATTCTTGTACATATCGGACTCAGCAAAGGATGAAAAAGAAAAATTATTTTATATCATGACGTTTCTGATATCCGTCATATCTTCTTGCCGCCTGCAGATGCTCCCAGTGTTTGCGCTCGTTATAATGTCGTGCTTTAATCCATTTCGTTGGCGCAAGATGTTGTTTGGATTTTTTTCTTTAGTTGGCGTATTATACTGGACGTTATACTCAATAGTTAACACGGCAGACCTACGCGTTTCACAAGACGCATCAAAGGTCGACATCATCTTCTTCTACCTGAATAATCCAGTTAAGTTTATTGCTGTACTGTGTAATACTTTGTCGTCACGAGAATTAATCTCATGGTACACAAGTGGCCTGCTAGGCAGACTTGGGTGGCTCGACATAGCGTTCTCTGATTCGCAATATATTTTCTTGCTTATATGTTTGTCGCTCACCATTGTGCTATCGATTTCCATCAAGACTTTTGCCAGCATGAAGATTGAAAGATTCTTAATATTGCTTGCATCCATCGTGTCAATATTTATTGTGTTCGCCTCTATGCTTATAGGCTGGTCTAAACATCCAGCGCAAATCATTTCCGGGGTACAAGGACGATATTTCACCTTACCATTCATACTTTTTTCCTTTTCGATTTCATCTACATGGAAAGGACACGATTCCATTTACCGCAGAATTGGCCTTTCATTAAATGCAGTATTTATTATATTTGCCGCGCTGGTGATGCCTATTGCAATAATATATCGGTACTACTTGGGGTGA
- a CDS encoding response regulator, producing MARILVVDDAEMIRVFFSTLLAQQGHEVVTAGDGVEAVDLFRKQPADLVFMDIFMPRQEGLATITELLKIRPSLPIVAMSAGSSFTDLETLSWAKDFGARKVITKPLDVDEVLESITSLLGAARR from the coding sequence ATGGCTCGGATACTGGTCGTGGACGACGCGGAGATGATACGAGTGTTTTTCTCGACCCTGCTCGCGCAGCAGGGTCACGAGGTCGTCACCGCAGGAGACGGCGTGGAGGCGGTGGACCTCTTCAGGAAACAGCCCGCCGACCTGGTGTTTATGGACATCTTCATGCCGCGCCAGGAGGGGCTGGCCACCATCACCGAACTGCTCAAGATACGTCCGAGCCTGCCCATTGTGGCCATGAGCGCGGGGAGTTCCTTTACCGATCTGGAGACGCTCTCCTGGGCCAAGGATTTTGGAGCCAGGAAGGTGATCACCAAACCCCTCGACGTGGACGAGGTGCTCGAGAGCATCACAAGCCTCTTGGGGGCGGCGCGCAGGTAG
- a CDS encoding methyl-accepting chemotaxis protein, whose translation MRRLSEASIGVKVTLLFVVILMVGGAVSLAYMISQLEQYAKRSEHDLSGQMYAAAKMERKNYVTLAYEVVNSYYKLSQDKEALKRRKRDELKLVVDGVYNQAKEFLIANKDKLPMEEIKSRIKQMARNASFDEGNYIWINDTEHRMVMHPVKPELDGQDLKDFKDPHGTPMFQDIVKTAKEHGEGMVSYMWDKPGQKGSPKEKISFVHLLPELGWIFGAGSWMEDITKRMQEDAKAAVAQMRLDDGNYFWITDTTRPVPITLMHPTSPQLVGKALDSPAFNKATHKQAGLSGKMEEIPGKSENLFVAMVDVATMAGDGYVVYQWTKPTKDGGATTETYPKLSYVKLFKPWGWVVGMGEYTDDIDRAVAAQTSDLRNEIEGIVLRLAIFGAFFLALAAAAFIWLTRKTLNRPLGAVLHYAEQVAGGDLDASLKGTFTAEMGHLKEAIEKMVAELKARLAFARGILNAVTLPCIVTDLNGKAHLVNQWLAHFLHEKHMPEDYVGKDLSQVFSSHRQLETIIRQVIDKREIMTNVEYEGAHSGGEKFFVKIDTAPIQDEAGNMVGVMAMLTALTDIKRNLQLLKEQNETIARIAGEADTLAAEVNNDSERLEHHVTESSSGAKTQQQRVGEALDASEKLKRMVLEVSRSASQVSGNAETARQRAQNGAEVVGQVTGAIGRIRDLTDAQSRNMAALGQQAEGISQVMTVINDIADQTNLLALNAAIEAARAGDAGRGFAVVADEVRKLAEKTMEATKDVAKVVLAIQEGTRANIVESDKAAKAAAECTQLADTAGVSLREIVGMSESTASQVHAIANASEEQAEAVEEITRSTEEVNQLASEIAQGMDLSVEAVRGLNEKFESLNRLIQSMCTQQAEQGRDACHMLK comes from the coding sequence ATGAGACGGCTTTCCGAGGCATCGATCGGCGTCAAGGTCACTCTTCTTTTCGTGGTCATCCTCATGGTGGGTGGCGCGGTTTCCCTGGCCTATATGATCTCCCAGCTGGAACAGTACGCCAAGCGTAGCGAACACGATCTCTCGGGGCAAATGTACGCGGCGGCCAAGATGGAGCGTAAGAATTACGTTACCCTGGCCTACGAGGTAGTGAACTCCTACTACAAACTCTCCCAGGACAAGGAGGCCCTCAAGCGCCGTAAACGCGACGAGCTCAAGCTCGTGGTGGACGGCGTCTACAACCAGGCCAAGGAGTTCCTGATCGCCAACAAGGACAAGCTCCCCATGGAGGAGATCAAGTCCCGCATTAAGCAGATGGCCAGGAACGCCAGTTTCGACGAGGGCAACTACATCTGGATCAACGACACCGAACACCGCATGGTCATGCACCCGGTCAAGCCCGAGCTGGACGGGCAGGACCTCAAGGACTTCAAGGACCCCCACGGCACGCCCATGTTCCAGGATATCGTGAAGACGGCCAAGGAGCACGGAGAGGGCATGGTCAGCTACATGTGGGACAAGCCCGGCCAGAAGGGCAGCCCCAAGGAGAAGATATCCTTCGTGCACCTGCTGCCCGAGCTGGGCTGGATATTCGGAGCCGGCTCCTGGATGGAGGACATCACCAAACGCATGCAGGAGGACGCCAAGGCCGCCGTGGCCCAGATGCGTCTGGACGACGGCAACTACTTCTGGATAACCGACACCACCCGGCCCGTGCCCATCACCCTCATGCACCCCACCTCGCCCCAGTTGGTGGGCAAGGCGCTTGATTCACCGGCATTCAACAAAGCCACCCACAAGCAGGCCGGGCTCTCGGGCAAGATGGAAGAGATTCCGGGCAAGTCCGAAAACCTGTTCGTGGCCATGGTGGACGTGGCCACCATGGCCGGGGACGGCTATGTGGTCTACCAGTGGACCAAGCCCACCAAGGACGGAGGGGCGACCACCGAAACCTATCCCAAGCTCTCCTACGTAAAGCTCTTCAAACCCTGGGGATGGGTTGTCGGCATGGGCGAATATACCGACGACATCGACAGGGCCGTGGCCGCCCAGACCTCCGACTTGCGCAACGAGATCGAGGGCATCGTCCTGCGGTTGGCGATTTTCGGGGCCTTCTTCCTGGCGCTGGCCGCCGCCGCCTTCATCTGGCTCACCCGCAAGACCCTCAACCGGCCCCTGGGCGCGGTGCTCCACTACGCGGAGCAGGTGGCCGGAGGCGATCTGGACGCCAGCCTCAAGGGGACGTTCACCGCCGAGATGGGGCACCTCAAGGAAGCCATCGAGAAGATGGTGGCGGAACTCAAGGCCCGCCTGGCTTTCGCCCGGGGAATCCTGAACGCCGTGACCCTGCCCTGCATCGTCACGGACTTAAACGGGAAGGCCCATCTGGTGAACCAATGGCTGGCCCACTTCCTCCACGAGAAGCACATGCCCGAGGACTACGTGGGCAAGGACCTCTCCCAGGTGTTCTCCTCCCACCGGCAGTTGGAGACGATCATCCGGCAGGTCATCGACAAGCGCGAGATCATGACCAACGTGGAATACGAGGGCGCGCACTCAGGCGGGGAGAAGTTCTTCGTGAAGATCGACACCGCCCCCATCCAGGACGAAGCCGGAAACATGGTCGGGGTCATGGCCATGCTCACGGCCCTGACCGACATCAAGCGCAACCTGCAGTTGCTCAAGGAACAGAACGAAACCATTGCCCGCATCGCGGGCGAGGCCGACACCCTGGCCGCCGAGGTCAACAACGACAGCGAACGCCTTGAACACCACGTGACTGAGTCCAGCAGCGGCGCCAAGACCCAGCAGCAGCGGGTGGGCGAGGCCCTGGACGCCTCGGAAAAGCTCAAGCGGATGGTGCTCGAAGTGAGCAGGAGCGCTTCCCAAGTCTCCGGCAACGCCGAAACCGCCCGGCAGAGGGCCCAGAACGGCGCGGAGGTGGTGGGACAGGTCACGGGGGCCATCGGGCGCATCCGCGATCTGACCGACGCCCAGAGCCGCAACATGGCCGCCCTCGGGCAGCAGGCCGAGGGCATAAGCCAGGTGATGACCGTCATCAACGACATCGCCGACCAGACCAACCTCCTGGCCCTGAACGCGGCCATCGAGGCCGCCCGCGCCGGTGACGCCGGGCGCGGTTTCGCTGTTGTCGCCGACGAGGTGCGCAAGCTGGCCGAGAAGACCATGGAGGCCACCAAGGACGTGGCCAAGGTGGTTCTGGCCATCCAGGAGGGCACCCGGGCCAACATCGTCGAGTCCGACAAGGCGGCCAAGGCCGCTGCCGAATGCACGCAGCTGGCGGATACGGCCGGGGTGTCCCTACGGGAGATCGTGGGCATGTCCGAATCCACCGCCTCGCAGGTTCACGCCATCGCCAACGCGTCCGAGGAACAGGCCGAAGCCGTGGAGGAGATCACCCGCTCAACCGAAGAGGTCAACCAGCTGGCCTCGGAGATCGCGCAGGGCATGGATCTGTCGGTGGAGGCCGTGCGCGGCCTCAATGAGAAGTTTGAATCGCTCAACCGGCTTATACAGAGCATGTGCACCCAGCAGGCCGAACAGGGCCGGGACGCCTGTCACATGCTGAAATAG